The sequence below is a genomic window from Patescibacteria group bacterium.
GACACAGATTTTTTTAATTAATAATTTATAAAAAAGCACATTAATATAAATAGAGACAAAGAGTTAATTATTTTAGTTGGTAAAATAAGGAGGTTAAAATGTCCGGCCGTTCTTCAGACAAAAAAAACTGATGAAAGTATTAATATAAAAAAATGTCCGGCGGAAATTCTTCAAGAATAGACCAAGCAAGGCCAGAGATTAAATGGACTAATAGTGAGATTAAGACCTGAAATTTCAGATCTTTTAAAATATTTATTTAAAGAAAATAAAACCGATAAACTTTCTTCAGAGCTGGTTAAACTTAATGAGATTTTAGATAAGATAAAAAGAATTATGAATTTGGCTAAAGAAACTGATTGAAAAAAAATAACTCTTTTAAATCAAAGGCGAGATAAATAATCTTGCCTTTTTTATTTCTAGTAATTATTGACTAAAGTTTAAGTATTTGTTAACTTATTAGGAAAGCACATTTAAAAAAGGAGAGAGTTATGATTAGAAAAGTAGGAGAAGTTTTTAGGGTCAAAGTAAAAGAAAAAATAACTTTGGTTAAGCGGGAAGGTGATGAATTAGGACCTTATATATTAGAACCTGGAGAATATGAATTTAAAAAAATTAAATTACCTAATGGTATTGTTAGAATAGTTTTAGTCCATAAACAGGAAATTTTTCTTTCCGAGGATCTCTTTAGATTTTATTATCATCCCAACCATGGACGACTCGGCACCCAAATTGATATTCTTTTCTAATTATTATTTCACCCGCCTTTAAAACTATTAAAGGCGGGTTTTGTTTTAGTCATATACTTTTGACGGTTTTAATCATTAAATTTAACTAGGTATTGACTGCGCATTTATTATTTAGAGAGCAGCGTTATAAATGGTTGTAATACCACCTTTTTCTTTATCTAAAAATCGCTATATATACGGGCCTATTATCAAGACTGATTAAGCTTAAGTAAAAAGAATGATATAATATAAATGATAAACAATTTAATAGAACTAAATTTATGAGCCAAAAAATTGATAAATCAAGAGCTAAAAAATATCTTTCAGGTATATTTACTCATAAGGGCGGGAGTGTTGCTAAAGCTAATGAGACTTTATCAAAAATCAAAAGCCGCAAATTAAAATTTATAATAATTTAAAAAAAGAAAATACCATAATTTTATCTTTTAATTTTGTCTTAAAAAAATAAAAAGGTTAATTGACGAGATTATTTAAATGGCTACAAAATTAATTAAATCTGTTTAAAAATATGAAGTCTAGAAAAAAAATAAACTTTTTTATTGTCGGAGTAGCCAAATCCGGTACTTCATCTATGCACAATTATCTGCAGCAGCATCCTAAAATATTTATGAGTCCGGTCAAAGAAACCTACTTTTTTAGTAAAGATTTAAGAATAGAAAATTTCAAGGGAAAAATTAAAAAAAATAAAAAAGTAAATAAGAAAAAATATTTTTCAAATTCTCTGCTTCCTCAAGTTCAACAGATTTTCATAAAAAATATAGAAGATTACTATCAAATATTCAGAGAAGCTAAAAACGAAAAAATATTAGGAGAATCATGCCCCGGCTATTTATACAGTCAGTTAGCGGCCAAAGAGATATATCAATACAACCCTAAAGCCAAAATAATGATAATGTTAAGAGACCCAGTAGAAAGAGCTTACTCAAATTTTATGATGCAATTGGAAAATGGACTTTTAAAAACAGACTATTTTTTAGAAGAAGTAAAAAAAGATTATAACCAGAATGATAAAGGCTGGGGTAGAAGTCATTTGTTTATTGAATCCGGTTTATATTATAAACCAGTAAAAAGATACTTAGATCTATTTCCTCAAAACAATGTAAAAATAATTTTATTTAATGATTTTATAAAAAAAACTAATTTAGTTCTAAGTCAAGTTTGTGATTTTCTAGATATTGAAAAATTTAATTTTATGACAAAGAAGGCTCATATGAAGTCTCAAAAACCAAAATTTCTCTTTCTTTATAATCAAGTGATAAATCTGGCGCAAT
It includes:
- a CDS encoding sulfotransferase, whose translation is MKSRKKINFFIVGVAKSGTSSMHNYLQQHPKIFMSPVKETYFFSKDLRIENFKGKIKKNKKVNKKKYFSNSLLPQVQQIFIKNIEDYYQIFREAKNEKILGESCPGYLYSQLAAKEIYQYNPKAKIMIMLRDPVERAYSNFMMQLENGLLKTDYFLEEVKKDYNQNDKGWGRSHLFIESGLYYKPVKRYLDLFPQNNVKIILFNDFIKKTNLVLSQVCDFLDIEKFNFMTKKAHMKSQKPKFLFLYNQVINLAQSANLLKIVPESLRERIKKMFMKEKPKLTEEERKTLRPYFKEDILKLQNLIGKDLSDWLK